A single genomic interval of uncultured Desulfobacter sp. harbors:
- a CDS encoding transposase: MSTTTLSYPLKFIDSFRHTLKSLSAMMCENINHMWNDERVLGELISGRRGLKVYKILEPIVDFNIYLPSRVKRCMLETMGRILKSQLERRALYNNLCGLTSNPDEWTYDFLKKHDFASKYNYVKNIRRQTQKFIDEHNRLPASYHELVPKLRVGEFITIAPDDGQFIKIKGTSEFEEKLYLTGKIKVLKERSSVSLKSWKWEEFQIAMPGFIADKQEKVKRPDIRINAEGQVIIDYKTEISNRKQENNNRIVSIDYGLRKLLTITCFEMTDEGLPVQLSRPFFVDIKGVQNKIELIHQEIDRLKSKLSKSTDKKKIKILKREIKLRWKKLKKLSKELEHLASNIIIEIAKIHNCSTIVIEDLRGLNGKKFAGRLNRRIYRTIRAGIFEKLTYKADLIGKTVKTVFPAWTSQFCPKCGKRGDHKNYGEFTCSHCGYSGNRDYIATQNIARKFFQISLKSSTGFGYISESASAAVTAGDFLSKIDGWLNGWKKCLNVAPFIVEMKNWKAYPLIV; encoded by the coding sequence ATGAGTACCACAACGCTTTCATATCCGCTCAAATTTATAGATAGTTTCAGGCATACCTTAAAAAGCCTTTCAGCTATGATGTGTGAAAACATAAATCATATGTGGAATGATGAACGCGTACTCGGGGAGTTGATTTCAGGCCGAAGAGGATTGAAGGTTTACAAAATACTGGAACCCATTGTGGATTTTAATATTTACCTGCCTTCAAGGGTAAAGCGGTGTATGCTTGAGACAATGGGAAGGATATTAAAGTCTCAGCTTGAACGCAGAGCTTTATATAATAATCTTTGTGGGTTAACCTCGAATCCTGACGAGTGGACTTATGATTTCCTTAAAAAGCACGATTTTGCTTCAAAATACAATTATGTAAAAAATATTCGCCGTCAGACTCAAAAATTTATTGATGAACACAATAGATTGCCTGCATCCTATCATGAACTGGTTCCAAAACTTCGCGTTGGAGAATTTATAACCATAGCCCCGGATGACGGACAGTTCATCAAAATAAAGGGCACATCGGAATTTGAGGAAAAGCTTTATCTGACAGGCAAAATTAAAGTCCTGAAAGAGAGATCATCAGTCAGTCTTAAAAGCTGGAAGTGGGAAGAATTTCAGATTGCAATGCCCGGCTTTATTGCTGATAAGCAAGAAAAGGTTAAACGCCCCGACATAAGGATCAATGCTGAGGGCCAGGTTATTATTGACTATAAAACCGAAATATCAAATCGGAAACAGGAAAATAATAACAGGATAGTGAGTATTGATTACGGCTTGAGAAAACTTTTGACTATAACCTGTTTTGAAATGACTGATGAGGGTCTGCCGGTTCAATTGTCACGCCCTTTTTTCGTAGATATAAAAGGCGTACAAAACAAAATAGAACTGATCCATCAGGAGATTGATCGGCTGAAATCAAAATTGTCAAAAAGCACAGATAAAAAGAAAATAAAAATTTTAAAGCGGGAAATCAAACTCAGATGGAAAAAACTGAAAAAGCTTTCAAAAGAACTTGAACATCTGGCCTCAAATATCATTATTGAAATTGCAAAAATTCATAACTGTTCAACCATAGTTATCGAAGATCTCAGAGGGCTTAACGGCAAAAAATTTGCCGGCAGGCTTAACCGCAGAATTTACAGAACAATCAGGGCCGGTATTTTTGAAAAACTGACATACAAGGCAGACCTCATTGGAAAAACAGTAAAGACAGTATTCCCTGCCTGGACTTCTCAATTCTGCCCAAAATGCGGTAAGCGTGGCGATCATAAAAACTACGGTGAGTTCACCTGCTCGCATTGCGGGTATTCAGGAAACAGAGACTACATAGCAACGCAGAATATTGCACGAAAATTTTTTCAAATTTCGCTTAAAAGTTCAACAGGTTTTGGTTATATATCAGAATCTGCCAGCGCCGCTGTTACCGCTGGGGATTTTTTGAGTAAAATAGACGGATGGCTTAACGGATGGAAAAAATGTCTGAATGTTGCCCCTTTCATTGTTGAAATGAAAAACTGGAAGGCGTATCCGTTAATTGTATAA
- a CDS encoding DUF2860 family protein, which yields MKRNLCLSILAITFLLATNTAHALDPIPGESGFSGFVRAGVGVINLESNMVAGNRFLDMGSESTNSLTGSADSESSGMAMINFEVAYTFSQTRTQLTLGSQLEDIATMQLSQQLAVKQELPDKSIIMAGFLFSGIPTEVWEDPYVINRDRKETDRDSTGLRLVYDRILGSSFELSYTYRNVDIDNEKSGVDLVTKGELNAADRSLLSRDGDDHRLELSYRFTMEDRHRLIPSITYFNNDRDGDAMSNDGFDVQLTYMFLDDPVTVVLNGIIGQADYDRSNPIYGKSQDDDRYGLGAQIYYKNPFGWQPFGLENFSVFATASYWYTDANIDFYDTQAVIGLIGAMFTF from the coding sequence ATGAAACGTAATTTATGCTTAAGTATTTTGGCAATAACGTTCCTGTTGGCAACTAACACAGCCCATGCCCTGGATCCGATACCCGGGGAATCGGGATTCAGTGGTTTTGTGCGTGCAGGTGTCGGTGTGATCAATCTTGAAAGTAACATGGTAGCCGGAAACAGATTCCTTGACATGGGTAGTGAGAGCACCAATTCGTTGACAGGTTCTGCGGATTCGGAATCTTCGGGCATGGCCATGATCAATTTTGAAGTGGCCTATACCTTTTCACAGACCCGGACTCAGCTGACTTTAGGCTCCCAGCTTGAAGACATTGCCACGATGCAGTTGAGTCAGCAATTGGCCGTTAAACAGGAACTGCCTGACAAAAGTATCATTATGGCGGGTTTTTTGTTTTCAGGCATTCCCACAGAGGTGTGGGAAGACCCCTATGTGATTAACAGGGACCGAAAGGAGACCGACCGGGATTCCACAGGCCTACGCCTGGTGTATGACCGTATTCTGGGGTCCAGTTTTGAACTGAGTTACACCTACCGCAATGTGGATATTGATAATGAAAAAAGCGGTGTAGATCTGGTGACCAAAGGAGAATTAAATGCAGCCGACCGCAGCCTGTTGAGTCGGGACGGCGATGACCACCGGCTGGAATTAAGCTACCGGTTTACCATGGAGGACCGGCATAGATTAATCCCCAGCATCACCTATTTCAACAATGACCGGGACGGTGATGCCATGAGCAATGACGGTTTTGACGTCCAGTTGACCTATATGTTTCTCGATGATCCTGTCACTGTGGTACTTAACGGCATCATCGGGCAGGCAGACTATGACCGGAGTAATCCGATTTACGGCAAGTCCCAGGATGACGACCGCTATGGCCTGGGTGCTCAGATTTATTACAAAAACCCCTTTGGCTGGCAACCCTTTGGTTTGGAAAACTTCAGTGTTTTTGCCACGGCATCCTACTGGTATACCGATGCAAACATCGACTTTTACGATACCCAGGCCGTAATCGGCCTGATTGGTGCAATGTTCACGTTCTAA
- the ptsG gene encoding PTS glucose transporter subunit IIBC produces the protein MVNKIWSQGFAFLQKIGKSLMLPVAILPAAGILLGVGSANFAIFPDVVNSMMAAAGGAIFGNLALLFAIGVALGLAKNDGVSALSAAVGYAVMVATMGVTAGLLGLETRSVIGIDSIDTGVFGGILVGGLAAFLFNKYYRISLPSYLGFFAGKRFVPIATSFGAIVLGIMLSFIWPPIQNGIDAFSEFASTSNTTLAVGLYGFVERLLIPFGLHHIWNVPFFFELGSYTTADGEVVRGVLNRFFAGDRQAGILAGGFVFKMFGLPAAALAIYHTAKPENKVKTGSIMLSAALTSFLTGITEPLEFAFMFLAPLLYLFHAVLVSFAFVITYLLGIRMGYSFSHGLIDYLLFYAINIKPWMMLILGPVFGVVYYGVFRLAITWMDLKTPGREDTEPDMDEVRNVVADTMAKQLVLAFGGRSNIVSLDACITRLRVEVNDISKASPEKLKALGAAGVVTVGTGLQAIFGTRSENLMTDMMLYLETAGDDAELTDLEKPSEVFYKESGVKPKLRDQNAPKKVAGWLIALGGVENVSTIEACAQTRLRMRVKDFTKVKERDLLEMDVKAVVQIDDSLIHLLTDLNADQYAAELMGQVASN, from the coding sequence ATGGTAAACAAGATCTGGAGTCAAGGATTCGCATTCCTGCAAAAAATTGGCAAATCACTTATGCTGCCGGTGGCCATTTTGCCGGCAGCCGGTATTCTGCTTGGTGTCGGCAGCGCTAATTTTGCTATATTTCCTGATGTCGTCAATTCCATGATGGCTGCTGCCGGCGGTGCAATTTTTGGTAATCTTGCCCTTCTTTTTGCAATTGGTGTTGCCCTAGGATTGGCCAAAAATGACGGTGTCTCTGCGTTGTCCGCTGCTGTGGGATATGCGGTGATGGTTGCGACAATGGGGGTAACTGCCGGTTTGCTGGGACTTGAAACACGCTCTGTTATTGGAATAGACTCCATTGATACCGGCGTGTTTGGCGGAATATTGGTCGGTGGTCTGGCCGCCTTTCTGTTTAATAAATATTATCGGATTTCTTTACCATCTTATCTCGGTTTTTTTGCAGGTAAGCGCTTTGTACCTATTGCCACGTCGTTCGGCGCAATAGTGCTTGGCATCATGCTCAGTTTCATCTGGCCACCAATCCAAAACGGTATTGACGCTTTTTCAGAATTTGCATCAACCAGCAATACGACTCTGGCTGTAGGCCTCTATGGATTTGTGGAAAGACTGCTGATTCCTTTCGGCCTGCATCACATATGGAATGTTCCTTTTTTCTTTGAGTTAGGTAGCTATACGACTGCTGATGGAGAGGTGGTGCGGGGAGTATTGAATCGTTTCTTTGCAGGAGATCGTCAGGCTGGAATTTTAGCGGGTGGCTTCGTATTCAAAATGTTCGGCCTGCCTGCTGCCGCTCTTGCCATTTATCACACGGCAAAACCTGAAAACAAAGTTAAAACCGGTAGCATCATGCTTTCTGCGGCGCTTACGTCCTTTCTGACAGGTATTACCGAACCCCTAGAATTTGCCTTTATGTTCCTGGCACCGCTACTTTATCTTTTCCATGCTGTTTTGGTGTCTTTTGCTTTTGTTATTACTTATCTGTTGGGTATACGAATGGGATATTCTTTTTCCCATGGGTTGATTGACTATCTTCTCTTTTATGCCATCAACATCAAACCATGGATGATGTTAATCCTGGGACCTGTTTTTGGCGTCGTCTACTATGGTGTATTCCGATTGGCAATTACCTGGATGGACTTAAAGACACCTGGTAGGGAAGACACTGAGCCTGATATGGATGAGGTACGAAATGTCGTGGCGGATACCATGGCCAAACAGCTGGTGCTTGCCTTTGGCGGCCGGTCAAATATAGTGAGTCTGGATGCCTGTATAACCCGGCTGCGTGTTGAGGTGAACGACATCTCCAAGGCCAGTCCCGAGAAATTAAAAGCTCTGGGAGCGGCTGGTGTGGTGACGGTTGGAACAGGGCTGCAGGCTATATTCGGAACCAGATCAGAAAACCTTATGACGGATATGATGCTTTACCTTGAGACGGCAGGAGATGATGCGGAATTGACTGACCTGGAAAAGCCTTCCGAGGTCTTTTATAAAGAATCGGGTGTGAAGCCTAAACTCCGTGATCAAAATGCACCCAAAAAAGTTGCCGGCTGGCTGATTGCATTGGGTGGCGTGGAGAACGTATCTACGATAGAGGCCTGCGCCCAGACAAGGCTACGGATGCGAGTTAAAGATTTTACCAAGGTAAAAGAAAGGGATTTACTGGAAATGGATGTCAAAGCGGTCGTGCAAATCGATGACTCACTTATTCATTTACTTACTGATTTGAACGCTGATCAATATGCAGCGGAACTGATGGGGCAGGTCGCGAGTAACTAA
- a CDS encoding Fic family protein — MDFIKNLDKDLQKALIIQLRNLWTHTSTAIEGNTLTLGETAFVLEEGLTVSGKPLKDHEEVVGHARAIDLLYGLLDQRTLLNEEALFSLHKTVQIHVIIEIYKPVGGWKKEPNSTVGVVDEKQVVFEYAAPKDVPSLMKQWFKLYHELMASAVPGDKKKALQAYVALHVSFVSIHPFFDGNGRMARLVANLPVLKAGLPPVIVPREHREAYIDALSQYHYAVGKIEKGEELLPEPEALKPFAAFCKQAWRASMDLMDEIHKKQQIRAGKGQ; from the coding sequence ATGGATTTTATAAAAAATCTGGACAAAGACCTCCAAAAGGCCCTGATAATCCAACTGCGCAACCTGTGGACCCACACCTCAACAGCTATTGAAGGCAATACCCTGACCCTGGGGGAAACCGCCTTTGTTCTTGAAGAGGGCTTAACCGTTTCGGGCAAGCCCCTCAAAGATCATGAAGAAGTGGTGGGGCACGCCAGGGCCATTGATCTGCTTTATGGCCTGCTGGACCAGAGAACACTACTTAATGAAGAGGCGCTGTTCAGCCTTCACAAAACGGTTCAAATCCATGTAATTATTGAGATATACAAACCCGTGGGGGGCTGGAAAAAAGAGCCTAATTCAACTGTCGGGGTGGTTGATGAGAAACAGGTGGTTTTTGAGTATGCGGCACCCAAAGATGTGCCGTCACTGATGAAACAATGGTTTAAGCTGTATCATGAACTTATGGCGTCTGCTGTGCCCGGGGACAAAAAAAAGGCGTTGCAGGCTTATGTTGCGCTTCATGTTTCCTTTGTCAGCATCCATCCCTTTTTTGACGGAAACGGCAGGATGGCAAGACTTGTTGCCAATCTGCCGGTATTAAAGGCCGGGTTGCCGCCTGTCATTGTGCCAAGGGAACACCGCGAAGCTTATATTGATGCCCTGTCCCAATACCATTATGCCGTGGGGAAAATTGAAAAGGGGGAAGAACTGCTGCCGGAACCGGAGGCATTAAAACCCTTTGCCGCTTTTTGCAAACAGGCCTGGCGTGCATCCATGGATCTTATGGATGAGATTCATAAAAAGCAACAGATACGTGCCGGAAAGGGGCAATAA
- the ptsP gene encoding phosphoenolpyruvate--protein phosphotransferase, whose translation MDKVIVKAPLSGVIYPIEQVPDPVFSQKMVGDGISIDPINNTLVAPFAGRVSQLHSACHAITITHALNLEVMMHIGIDTVALKGKGFTVHVDEGQQVVLGDELISFDIDLIATSAKSLLTQVILTNGELVAGVDKATGKAESGITDLMTVNLQAEASDLKEESGLKVISEALVIPNTTGLHARPAAVLAGLAKKFDSKVQLIKGDEHANAKSVVGIMKLNVAHLDKIRLKAVGNDAEAAITEILPHIASGLGDEGTTPVSAPASIEVNEDQTLLSGPKSGDPDLLLGVAAAPGIAVGKAVRIREEVFEFEEEARDAHRENVRLDEAIEEAKNYLEALQINLHQQSDAVKAAIFAAHREILDDPDLLDIARSLTAKGKSAEYAWQNAYVTYADQLAVLQNEILAGRANDLRDVGKRVLRILTGKEPGELQLPAEAILISEELTPSFTATIDTKRVKGFCTTTGGATSHVAILARSLDLAAVAGIEAAALDIEDGTPLIIDGDKGKLRINPSEELIRKTLEEQAAILEQKEKDLAAAGEPAVTTDGKKMEVVANIGGLEDARESIKLGGEGVGLLRSEFLFLKRSVAPTEEEQYQVYRDILLALEGHPLIVRTLDVGGDKPLSYLPMPIEDNPFLGQRGIRISLERPEIFRVQARAILRAGAHGKIRIMFPMIATIQELRDALTMLEKERKKLGVEPIEVGIMVEVPSTAVMAELFAKEVDFFSVGTNDLTQYCLAMDRGHPKLAAKVDGMDPAVLRLIRHAAEGAHDQGKWIGICGGLASDPTAVPVLIGLGIDELSVSVPVLPSIKAEVRKWSVKDCRKLADDALHCASSFDVRELVGKVR comes from the coding sequence ATGGATAAAGTCATTGTCAAAGCCCCGCTTTCCGGCGTGATATATCCTATTGAGCAGGTTCCTGATCCCGTGTTCTCACAAAAAATGGTTGGTGACGGAATCTCGATTGATCCTATCAATAATACCCTGGTGGCACCCTTTGCCGGCAGGGTATCTCAATTGCACAGCGCCTGTCATGCGATTACCATCACCCACGCTCTAAATTTGGAGGTAATGATGCATATCGGCATTGATACAGTCGCATTGAAAGGCAAAGGTTTCACTGTTCATGTCGATGAGGGGCAACAGGTTGTTCTGGGTGATGAACTCATTTCATTTGACATTGATCTTATTGCGACAAGCGCCAAGAGTTTATTGACTCAAGTGATCCTGACAAACGGGGAGCTCGTAGCCGGCGTTGATAAAGCAACCGGGAAAGCAGAATCCGGAATAACCGATCTTATGACGGTCAACCTCCAGGCAGAGGCAAGTGATCTGAAAGAGGAGTCCGGTTTGAAGGTTATATCAGAGGCGTTGGTCATTCCCAACACGACCGGTCTCCATGCTCGCCCCGCCGCAGTGCTTGCCGGTTTAGCGAAGAAGTTCGATTCTAAAGTCCAGTTGATAAAAGGCGATGAACACGCGAATGCCAAGTCTGTCGTCGGCATCATGAAATTGAATGTCGCTCATCTCGACAAAATCCGTTTAAAGGCTGTGGGAAATGATGCTGAAGCAGCAATAACAGAAATTTTGCCTCATATAGCAAGTGGTCTCGGAGATGAGGGAACAACCCCGGTTTCAGCTCCGGCATCCATTGAAGTCAATGAAGATCAGACGTTGCTTTCAGGCCCGAAAAGTGGAGACCCGGATCTTCTACTCGGTGTTGCTGCCGCACCTGGAATCGCCGTTGGCAAAGCAGTGCGGATTCGTGAAGAGGTTTTTGAATTTGAAGAGGAAGCAAGGGACGCTCATCGCGAGAATGTTCGACTTGACGAGGCAATAGAAGAGGCCAAGAATTATCTTGAGGCGCTGCAGATAAACTTGCACCAACAGTCGGATGCCGTCAAAGCGGCAATTTTTGCGGCCCACCGGGAGATACTGGATGACCCGGATCTGCTTGATATCGCCAGAAGTCTGACGGCTAAAGGGAAGAGTGCAGAGTATGCTTGGCAAAATGCCTATGTTACCTATGCAGACCAATTGGCCGTTTTGCAAAATGAAATTCTTGCTGGACGGGCTAATGATCTACGCGATGTAGGAAAACGGGTTCTTAGAATACTGACCGGTAAGGAGCCCGGGGAATTGCAGCTGCCGGCTGAGGCAATACTCATTTCAGAGGAACTTACGCCTTCGTTCACCGCCACCATAGATACGAAAAGGGTCAAGGGTTTTTGTACCACAACCGGCGGGGCGACGTCCCATGTGGCCATCCTTGCTCGATCGTTGGATTTAGCCGCTGTTGCCGGGATCGAGGCTGCTGCGCTTGATATAGAAGATGGGACCCCGCTTATTATAGACGGCGACAAGGGAAAACTAAGAATTAATCCATCGGAAGAACTAATACGCAAAACTCTTGAAGAACAAGCGGCAATACTAGAGCAAAAGGAAAAGGACCTTGCTGCAGCGGGTGAACCTGCGGTAACCACCGACGGTAAAAAAATGGAAGTCGTCGCCAATATCGGAGGACTTGAAGACGCCCGGGAATCAATAAAATTAGGTGGTGAGGGGGTAGGCTTACTCCGCTCGGAATTCCTGTTTCTCAAAAGATCCGTCGCGCCAACCGAAGAAGAACAGTACCAGGTATACCGGGATATCCTTCTGGCACTTGAAGGACACCCATTGATTGTCAGAACTTTGGATGTAGGGGGTGACAAGCCGCTTTCCTATCTCCCTATGCCGATTGAAGACAACCCTTTTTTGGGCCAAAGAGGAATTCGTATTAGTCTGGAGCGGCCCGAGATTTTCCGGGTTCAAGCCCGGGCAATCCTTCGTGCCGGAGCACATGGAAAGATTCGCATTATGTTTCCGATGATTGCAACGATTCAGGAACTTCGCGATGCCTTGACAATGCTTGAAAAAGAGAGAAAAAAACTCGGTGTCGAGCCGATTGAAGTGGGGATTATGGTTGAGGTTCCTTCTACTGCCGTAATGGCAGAACTGTTTGCTAAAGAGGTTGATTTCTTCTCAGTTGGCACCAATGACCTGACACAGTATTGCCTCGCAATGGATCGGGGTCACCCTAAACTTGCAGCTAAAGTAGATGGAATGGATCCGGCGGTACTCAGGTTGATCCGGCATGCGGCTGAAGGGGCACACGATCAGGGCAAGTGGATAGGAATCTGTGGCGGTCTTGCTTCCGATCCGACTGCAGTACCGGTGCTTATAGGCCTTGGTATCGATGAACTTTCGGTGTCTGTGCCGGTCTTGCCTTCCATCAAGGCAGAAGTTCGGAAATGGTCGGTAAAGGATTGTCGGAAATTGGCAGATGATGCCCTGCATTGTGCCTCTAGTTTCGATGTCCGAGAATTGGTAGGAAAAGTGAGGTAA
- a CDS encoding zinc ribbon domain-containing protein, with the protein MPIFEYTCKKCGKEFERVVLSGDEKGITCPECKSKDVKKNMSASTFMGASIGSCATSFPKGPS; encoded by the coding sequence ATGCCTATTTTTGAATATACGTGTAAAAAATGTGGTAAAGAGTTTGAGAGAGTTGTTTTGTCAGGTGATGAAAAGGGGATCACTTGTCCTGAATGCAAAAGTAAAGATGTAAAAAAAAATATGAGCGCATCCACTTTTATGGGTGCCAGTATTGGCTCCTGTGCAACGTCTTTTCCCAAAGGCCCGTCATGA
- the cas4 gene encoding CRISPR-associated protein Cas4 produces the protein MKSDYNYTATHLLEYLYCPRFTYFEYVLDISERQEKRFKVMKGRSVHESVIKTNRNYLRKKLDVVEKQNNVYLSIKSGLRGIVDEILFFRDGTAAPLDFKYAEYKNRLFMTHRFQLVFYAKLIIENFDRDVNKGLIVFTRSKNKLVEVGLSPEDFDKFDQLIDDMHQTITNCRYPKGTAYKSRCMDCCYKNICEG, from the coding sequence ATGAAATCCGATTACAATTACACAGCAACCCACCTTTTGGAATATCTATACTGCCCCCGCTTTACCTATTTTGAATATGTGCTTGATATCTCTGAGAGGCAAGAAAAAAGATTCAAGGTCATGAAGGGAAGATCAGTGCACGAATCCGTGATCAAAACGAATCGGAATTATTTAAGAAAAAAGCTTGATGTTGTTGAGAAACAAAACAATGTCTACTTATCCATTAAATCAGGGCTTCGGGGAATCGTTGACGAAATTTTATTTTTTAGGGATGGAACGGCTGCACCACTGGATTTTAAATATGCAGAATATAAAAACCGCCTGTTCATGACCCACCGTTTTCAACTTGTTTTTTATGCAAAACTGATCATTGAAAATTTTGATAGAGATGTTAATAAAGGACTTATCGTTTTCACAAGAAGTAAAAATAAATTGGTCGAAGTAGGACTGTCACCGGAAGACTTTGATAAATTCGACCAGTTAATTGATGATATGCATCAGACGATTACCAATTGCCGGTATCCCAAAGGTACTGCATATAAAAGCAGATGCATGGATTGCTGCTACAAAAATATCTGTGAAGGATAG
- a CDS encoding YSC84-related protein produces MRILKLFLAVVFMAACFSDAAFADSYSKTISVFQKSEAVQPFFKNCYGYAVFPTIGKGGIGLGGAYGEGKVYKAGKVTGTTSLAKLSLGFQLGGQAYSQMIFFQDQRAYDEFTSGNFEFDATASAVAITAGVQGSAGSEGASAGASAGPATGAQAKTSYRKGMIVFIHAKGGLMYEASIGGQKYSFKANEQ; encoded by the coding sequence ATGAGAATTTTAAAATTATTTTTGGCAGTAGTATTTATGGCAGCCTGTTTTTCAGATGCTGCCTTTGCAGACAGCTATTCAAAAACGATTTCAGTATTCCAGAAATCAGAGGCAGTACAGCCTTTTTTTAAAAACTGTTATGGGTATGCGGTTTTTCCCACCATTGGAAAGGGAGGAATCGGTCTTGGTGGTGCATATGGAGAGGGCAAGGTTTACAAAGCCGGTAAAGTAACCGGGACCACTTCCCTTGCCAAATTGAGTCTTGGCTTCCAATTGGGTGGTCAGGCTTATAGCCAGATGATTTTTTTCCAGGACCAGCGGGCTTACGATGAATTCACCAGTGGTAATTTCGAATTTGATGCAACTGCATCCGCTGTTGCCATAACTGCCGGTGTCCAGGGCAGTGCAGGCTCAGAAGGGGCTAGTGCCGGTGCCAGCGCAGGCCCTGCCACAGGCGCCCAGGCAAAGACAAGTTATAGAAAAGGAATGATCGTCTTTATCCATGCCAAAGGAGGTCTCATGTATGAAGCCTCCATTGGCGGACAAAAATACAGCTTCAAAGCCAATGAACAGTAA
- a CDS encoding uracil-DNA glycosylase, which produces MINHFFKLLYTPEANQVFNPWFEVDKENDMDKTSPGKRMLNLKCYLEERTNAEYLLLAEALGYQGGHFTGIPMTSERIILGHKTDQGIVPEHVCRSQLYRTSNKKKHKDGFNEPTATIVWGKLIREGLNTRNFVLWNAFPWHPYKKSKGLLSNRTPTNNEMIEGAPVLEALLHAFDFKKIIALGNKADASLRTIGIKTEKVRHPAMGGAELFREQFLKIVRG; this is translated from the coding sequence ATGATCAACCATTTTTTTAAGCTGTTGTATACGCCTGAAGCCAACCAGGTTTTTAATCCATGGTTTGAAGTCGATAAAGAAAACGACATGGATAAAACCTCTCCCGGGAAAAGAATGTTGAACCTGAAATGTTATCTGGAAGAACGTACCAATGCTGAATATTTACTTCTGGCAGAGGCGTTGGGGTATCAAGGTGGACATTTTACAGGCATTCCCATGACCTCGGAAAGAATTATCCTTGGTCATAAAACGGATCAGGGGATCGTACCTGAGCATGTATGCCGTTCACAGCTTTACAGGACAAGCAACAAGAAGAAGCATAAAGATGGTTTCAACGAACCAACGGCAACAATTGTCTGGGGAAAATTGATTCGTGAGGGGTTGAACACAAGGAATTTTGTTCTCTGGAATGCCTTTCCTTGGCACCCATACAAAAAGTCAAAAGGCTTGTTGTCCAACAGGACGCCGACCAATAATGAGATGATCGAAGGGGCGCCGGTTCTGGAAGCTCTTTTACACGCATTTGATTTCAAGAAAATTATTGCTCTCGGCAATAAAGCCGACGCTTCTCTTAGAACAATAGGCATAAAAACAGAGAAAGTCAGACATCCTGCAATGGGTGGGGCAGAACTTTTTAGGGAACAGTTTTTAAAAATTGTAAGAGGTTAG